A window of Microbispora hainanensis genomic DNA:
CGTCTCGACGGCGCGAAGACCCGCTGAAAAGAAGACCCGCTGAAAAGACGTACGGAAAACCCTGCTGAGGAGACCCGCAAAAAGCCCTGCGCCGACGACAGGACCGCCCGATCCCAGGGCGGGTCAGGTTGAGCGGATCCGCCGGACGGGCCGCGCGTGAGCCGGGCGGATCAGTGGGGGCACGTGGTTCGGGCCGGCGGGCGCGCCGGTTTGGGCGGGTCAGGTGGCCGGGCCGCGCGTGAGCCGGGCGGGTCAGGTGGCCGGGTCAGCCGACCGCGATGCGCATCTGGTGCGGGACGACGGGCAGCGGCGACGGGCTGCCGGACCCGGCGAGAAACCAGACGGTCTTGCCGCTCCGGCCCGAGCTGGCCACTCCCCAGTCGTCGGCGAGTTCGTCCACGATGAGCAGGCCACGGCCGCCGACCGAATCGATGTCCGCCTCGCGCTGGTGCGGCACGCCCTCGCCCTGGTCGAAGACCTCCCCGTACACCCAGGTGCCGTTGCTGCCGAGCCGCAGGGTGAAGACGTTCCCGCCGTGCC
This region includes:
- a CDS encoding ATP-binding protein, which gives rise to MTLPFGTAPVDPAPVWTAECLLPAIGASVGEARALVRRELGRWGLDELVDDCCLIVSELASNVVRHGGNVFTLRLGSNGTWVYGEVFDQGEGVPHQREADIDSVGGRGLLIVDELADDWGVASSGRSGKTVWFLAGSGSPSPLPVVPHQMRIAVG